The genomic stretch AAGGAGCCATGCACCACCCATCGCGGAGCCGGAGGTGGTGAGGAACTCTCTGCGGGTGCGTTCGTCGTGATCCATAGAAAATCGGACTCGAGTGTCGGACTGGAGCCAGGGTAGAGTGGGCTCTTGCGGTGAGCAAGGACAGGACGGGTGGGGCTCCTCACGCTTGCGCATGGTCACCGCCAGCCACTACCCTCGGCGTGGGTTGATGTGTGCTCGGGCGTCCGGTGCTTCCGCGAGCTCGGTCCTGGTTTGAGGCAGTGCGGGCGGTGTCACATCCGGGGGGATTCTATGATTGGCCTGCCACCAGCCAGATGGACCGAAGGTCGGCGGAATCACGGCGCCGATGTCGCTGATGACCTATGAGGAGGCACGCCGGTGGGCGCCCCGAATCAAGCGGGCGATCGAAACCGGATATATGCCCCCATGGGGAGCACACGAGCAGCACCAGGGCACGTTCAAGGACGAGCGCTATCTCTCGGCAGATGAGAAGCAAACGCTCATTGCTTGGGTCGACGCCCGTGCACCCGCTGGGGACCCGGCGGACGCTCCCGTGCATTCGGGCGCGGAAGTCCTAGGAGAGGGAAGAGTAGGGGGCACGACCCTGCCGCCCTCGGGCTGGTGGATCGGTGATCCAGATCTGATCGTTGAGTTCCCGGAGCCCCTTCACGTGCCCGACAGCGTCGTCGACTGGCAGCCGACGGTCTATCTGCCCGTTCCGGAAGGCCAGCACACGGAGGCGAAGTGGATCTCCAAGGCCGAGCTACGCCCCGGTGGTCCTTGGGTGCACCACATCGTATCCAGTCATCTGGGTGTCGGTGTCCCGGGCCGAGGGCCGTTTACCTATCCCGAGGGCTGGGGCGTTCTTCTGCCCGAGGATCCGTTCATCACCCTCAACATGCACTATCACAAGACCGCCGGGCCGGGAACGGGCGTAGAGGATCTTACCCAAGGGGCTTTTGTCTTTTACGAGGCGGGCGACGTGATCGACTACGTGGTCGACACCGAGGAGGACACCTACCTGCTCTCGATGGGGCCGCACATGCATTTTCGCGGCAAAGCCGTGAAGTACGAACTTGAGTATCCGGACGGGAAGTGGGAGACCCTACTATGGGTCCCGCACTATGACTTCAACTGGCAGTTCCTGTACGAGTACGAGGAACCACTCTTCGTCCCGGCGGGGTCGAAGCTCCACATGACTTGGTGGTTCGACAACTCGGCGGACAACCCGGCGGTAGCTTCCGTTCGCTTGCTTCGCGCCGGCTCAGACCGCGCAGCACGAAAGCGTCGCGACATCCTTCTCGAAGGTCAGCGCCGCGAGCTTGATCCCTTCCGACAAGGTCAGATAGGGGTGAAGCGTCGAGGTCAGGTCGTCGATCGTGAGGCCGAATCTCACCGCCAGCGTGGGTTCCATGATCATCTCACCGGCTTCCGCGGCCACGATGTGCGCACCCACGATGCGCCGCGTCGCGGCGTCGGCCACGAGCTTCACGAAGCCGCGCGTATCACGGGCGGCTAGGGCCCTCGGCACCTGTTCCAGGGGGAGCTTCGAGACGAGCGGTTCCATCCCGGACTCTCGGGCCTCTTGCTCGGTGAGGCCGACCGAAGCGACCGCTGGACTCGTGAACGTCACCCTCGGAAGCACAGAGAGGTCGAGCTTCTTCGTTCCGCCCAAGGCGTTCTCCGCGGCCAGGCTCGCCGCGCGGGCGGCCACGTACACGTGCATCGGCCCGCCCGTGACGTCGCCCCCTGCGAAAACCCGTGGGTTGCTGGTCCGTAGCTCCGCGTCGACCACGATCTCGAGCGAAGGCCCGAGCTCCACGCCCGCGGTCTCGAGGCCTATGGCGTCCGTGTTGGGCCTGCGTCCGGCGGCCACCAGGATCTGGTCCGCCTCGAGCGATGTGGCTTCCGCATCTCCGGCACGGTAGTGGATCAGGCGTCCCGAGGCAGTCCTTTCGACGGACTCTAGCGTCACGTGGGTGGCCACTCCGATGCCCTCGTCGCGCAGGTGGCGCGTCAGCTCTGCGCTGACGTCCGGGTCCTCCGTCGACAAAACGCGCGAGCGAGCCAGGATCGTCACTCGTACGCCGAGGCGCGCGTACGCCTGCGCCAGCTCGACTCCGACCGACCCGGCGCCCAAGACGGCAAGCGAGCCGGGCAGCTCACCCAGGTCGAGCAGTGCGGTGCTGTCCAAATATCCCGCCCCGGCCAACCCCGGGACGTCGGGTGCCCACGGAGAGGAGCCGGTCGCGACGACAACGCGCTCGCCGGGCACCGGCGTGCCGTGCGACAGACGGACCCGGCCCTCCTCGTCCAGAACCCCTCGGCCTTCGATGAGTGTGATCTCCGGGTAGCCGCGCAGGACGTTCTCGTACTTCGCGGTTCGGAGCGCGGTCACCAGGTCGTCCTTTCCGGCCCGAATTCGCGCCCAGTCGACTGGCTCCTCAGATCGCGCCACACCGTCGAAGCCGTGATGGCTCTGCACGTGCCGTGCCTCGGCCGCGCGGATCACCGTCTTGGACGGGATGCAGCCGACGTTCACACACGTACCGCCGATCGTTCCTTCGTTCACCATCGCCACGCGGGCACCGAGCTCAACCGCGCGAATGGCCGCTGCGAAGCCGGCCGAGCCACCGCCGAGCACGGCCAGGTCGTAGCTTCCCTGCGTGTCGGAGCTCATCAACTCGTTCCGCCGTTTCCACTCCCGCTCGGGTGCTCGTCGGCCTCTTCGTGCGACGTCGCATTCGAGTCCGCGTCGGCTCGAACCGTCCCACTGAAGTCCGTCATTCGATCGAGCTCGGCGAGAAACTCCTCCGGGGACGTCATCGTCGTGTCGAAGGTGACGAACCCCTCCGCACGGTCGTAAGAGAACACCGCTTCACGGACTCCCTCTACTCGTTCCACGGCCACCCGGGCCGCTGAGGCACAACCGTCTCAGGTCATGCCGGTGACGTCGAGCGCCACCGTGCGGTAGAGGCCCGTTGCCGCGGCCATTTCCGCGGGCATCTCTCCGTGGCCCAAAGCCTCGTGGTCCGTCGCCACGTCGCCGTGGCTGGGGATCTGCATCACGATCCCGACGCCGATCACGACGCCGACGGCTGTCCATTCCTTCCAACTCATGCTCGGCTTCTCCTGGGTCTAAAAAACGAGTGTCTGCCAACGCGGAAACGTGGCCAAGACCACTGCCGCACCGGTCGCGATCCAAAGCACCACTTTCATGCGGCGGCGTACGTCGGGGTCTGCGCACGGCTTGCCCGGGACGCAGGCGCTCTTCTCCTCTCGGTCGAGAAGCACGAAGCCCAGCACCAGGCACAGAGCGGTCGCGCCCAGGAAGTAGGGGCGTAACGGCTCGAAGGCGGAGAGCCCAGCGCCCGAAACGCCGACGGTCACCGCGAGCACGGGCCCGGCACAGCAAAGCGCGGAGCCGGCTGCCGCGACGACCCCGCTTACTCCGGGCAACGCTGCCTTCATTGAATCCTTCAACTCGTCCTCCGGCACGTCTTCGTATCAGCCGGGACCGACTCGCCCGATCCGGCTCCACACCATCAACCTACACCCGGTACCCTAGTACAGGGTCAAGGGGAGGTTCGTTGCTCGGCGGACGCTTGGCGCTCTTCGAGCTCCTCGAGGATCGGGCAGTCGCTCGTGGGCTCGCGCGACTGGCATGCATCGACCAGGCGCTCCAGGGCCTTCTTCATGCGGCGCAGCTCAGTCAGCTTGTCGGCGACACTCGCGAGTTTCTCACGGGCCCGGGCTTCCACGGTGCCGCACGCGGCGACTTCGTCGACGCGAAGCGCCAGTAGGTCCGCGATCTCGTCGAGAGTGAAGCCCAACCCCTGGGCTCGGCGGATGAACCGCAGCCGTCCTACCGACTCGAGCGGATAGTCCCGATACCCGGACGTGGTGCGCGGTGGCTCTGGAAGAAGACCCTTCCGCTCGTAAAAGCGCACGGTCTCGCGACCGACACCCGCGGCTTCGGCGAGCGCTCCTGTGGTAAGACCAGATTCAGCCGGCATGCCTCACGACTGACCGCCAACCACCGCAGTCACTTCGATCCGCTCCGGCGTCAGGTCGTCCTCATCGATCGCGACCTCTCCTTCGAGGATCACCGTGCCGCCCGCGCTATTGGACAGCCGCCGGTGGACCTCACCGTCAGCCGTGACGGCGTAGGTAACTCCCGATCCAGGCACGATCGCCACCAGCGCTCCGGCCTGGATCTCGATGCGCGCCGAGAGCGTGAGCTTCGCTTCTCTCGGTGTGAAGCCCTGATGGCGGATCGTGCGACGCAGCTCTGCGATCGTCACCGTGTTCCCCGGTGCGAACCGGACACGAACCCGACCGTCGTTGAGACTCACTTCCGCGTTGTCGACGCCGTCCAGCTTCTCCACGGCCACGCGCACGGCGTGGGCGCACACGCTTCAGTCCATTCCGTAGATCGTCTGATCGACAGATCGAAGCTGAGCCTCGGCCGAGCCTATCGTCACCGCGGCGGCGACCAGCGCCAGGAGGGTAGATCTGAGCATGAGGCTGTCCTCTGAGGATTCAGGATCAGAACCAGAAGCTGGCGTTCACCGCCAAGCGGACTCCGTCGTCGCGTTGGTTTCCGTTCAACGACTGATAGAGCGGGAAAGCGGGGCCTCCCGCAAGCCCCCATGAGCCGTAGAGGCCCAGCAGCGTGAGTGCCACATAGAGCTGACGGCCTCCGCTATCGGAACGTCGAATGCCACCCACGGAGTCGCGGCCGACGCGCTCCCCGACGACTTCCACGAACATGCGCCAGTCCGGGTGGGGATAGTCGGCTCGGAACGACGGCGGTCGGTAGCCGACTACCAGGCTCCCCATGGTCACGTCTCCCGCCCGGTGCTGGTCGCTTCCGGCGGATAAGGAGCGCCGATACGCACCGCCGAGCCAGACGTAGACCGCTCGGGACGCGTATCCGGTCACGACCGAGCCGAAGAGCCCGGGCGCCGTCTCGAGGCCGTCGCGACGTGCGTCGGTGGGAACGTCCACCGCGAACCAAAGTGTCGTTTCCTGTCGGGTCCCCACGCCTGTACCGCGCCGCTGAACCCGCCAGCCAACCATAATTTCAGCGTCCTGCGAAGCCGGCATCCGGATGAAGGCCCGCACCGCGGGGGCGTCGTCGTCGCGTGCCACGGGCAGGGGCAGCGACGCCGAGAGCTGAAGGTCTTCGGTGACCCCATAGCTGAGCATTGGGCGGAGCATGGCGGTCTGACCACCGTCGAAGAAGCGCCCCATTCCAGCGACGTCGAGGCTCCAGCCACCGCGTCCGAGCGTTGGAGTCGAGAGCCCGTATACGGGCCCGTGCCCTTGGGCCGTTAGAGGGGCCGCCACAGGGGCCGCTACAGGGAGAATGCTGACGGCCAGGCCGAAGCCGATCCCGACGACTGCCCTCGTCACGACCGGACGCCTGCTCGTGCGTCAGTCAACCTGCTTCTGCTCCAGCATGGAATCAAGGTAAGGGTTGGAGTGGGCTCCAATGTCAAGGACCGATCCGGATTCTGGAGAAGGACGGCGAATGACTACCGCGGAAATCAAGGCGAGGCCAGTGGGCGGCACTCCGGCGCGGAGCCGTGAGCGAGGCCGGGCCGGCCGGTGACTGACCACGGGTTCGAACTTCAGCCTTGACGGTTCTCTCGTGCCACCCAACTGTGGAGACCCCCGGGGTAGCCGGTGTACTCTTTGCCGGTGTCAGGTGTGGATCAACTGGACGAGTGGAGGAACACAATGAAGAGCTTCATCCTTGCCGTCGTCTGTCTGCTCACGGTCTCGGTGACCGCGCACGCGCAGAGCGCGATCGAAACGGCGTTGGCGGCGGCGCCCGCGAGGGCAAGGGAAGGCGCCACAGTCATCAAGTGGAATGCCGATTACACGTACGAGACCCTCAAGGAGGGGACGAACCAGCTGGTCTGCTACGACCGGTCCGATGAGCGTGACCGGCAGCCCTTTGCCGTGCAGTGCACGAGCAAGGCGAACCTCGACAGAGTTGCGCAAAACCGGCGCTTCCGGGTGGAGACGGCCAACGGCGCTGAAGAGCGCGCGATGATCACTGCCGCGGAGGCGGACGGCACACGCGCGTCGGTCGAGTACGGCTCGATGTGGTTGGCCATGTCTGGCGCGGATCAGGCGAGTGCCGGGATGCATACCACCATTGCCGTGCCAGGCGCGACCGCGGAATCCACTGGCTTTCCGGTCACCCGCGAGGCAGGTGGCGCCTACCTCATGGCGGCAGGCACGGGCGGCGCCCATATCATGGTACCGGGTCGTTAGCCCGAGGACCCGAGCAGGGGCCCCGCGGCGGATTTCGACGCCGCGGGGCCTTTCTGTGTGCCAGGGATGGCGTGTGTGCCGGCTCTCTGCTCCTCAATCCCGCCGGGCCGAGATCAGCGGTCCCGCAGCCTCGAAGTTCTGTTCGAGGCATGTCGCTAGGTCTCGCGCCGCAAGTCCGTAGCTGCCGTGGGCGTTGGTCCGCACCGGCACTGGCGCTACCCTGGCGCTCCCGCTGCCGATCGTCCCCCTGGAAGGGGCCGACACGCCCGCGGCCGCTCCGCCCCACAGCGTCGTCACTGATTGCCCTTCAGTAGGCAGTGCGTCCCCCAAAACCTCGATAGGCCGCCGTCTGTCGTTTCCGGGCCGGGCCGGGTACGCGTTGGCCAGCTTGAAGGCCATGATCTCGGCCTCTGCTACTTCGTCGGGGCTCTCATGGTAGAAGCGCCCGTGCGTCAGAATGGTCAGATGCGGCGGAACGGCCATGGGCGCGGTTCCTGTCAGCCCCACGCACCGCGCTGCTACCTTCGCCAGGATCTTGTCCAACAGTTCAACGGAGAGTCGCTTCGTCATGAAGATGCTACCGAACGCCCCTCGCAGCTCTCCCTGGAATTCGCTCTCGATGGCGGTCTCGATGGGAATGACGGAGGACCCGTCCGGCTGCTGCCATTGCTGCCGCTCGAGCGAAATCAAGAAATACCCCGGATCGATCTCGTACACGCCCTCCGCGTTTAAGCGCACGCCACCGGTGCGCCCAATCTTATCGATCACCACTTCCAGATTGGGAACGAACTTGCGGAGATTCCGTGCGAGCTGGCTCACCACGTGCTCGCGCTCGCCGAGGTCAGCCAACGGAAAGCCCTTGAAGCTGATCTCGGGGATGAACAGCTTGAACTGGTCGCGTATCTCGGGCATGAAGGGCCTCAGGTAGGTACCGGAGACGTCCGTCACCATGCCGTCCTTGACCGAGAACTGAAAGGCATGGGTCACGCCCAGACCATCCTCTCCCACCGGGTCCAAGTTCTGGAGGTAATTCGTGAACAGGCTCGGGTCGAACCCCTCAGGAATCTGGTCCTTGCGTAGGACCTTGAACCGGAGCGGCCCGACGAATTCTTCGTCTTGAGAGAAGTCGATGAGCGGCGTGAAGCTCACGACATTCGTCACCGCCGTGACACCGCTGGAGATCACGCCTGCGAGAAGGATCTTCGAGTACTGGTCGTGGATTGGAATCCGCTCGAAGTACCCGTCCTCGCCCACCCGCCTGCCGTCGATGAAATGGACGACGTCGTCCTTGACCCCGTAAACGTAGATGCTTCCCGGCGCGGGGTTCCCGTGGATGTCCTGCAGCTGCTCCGTCGCTAGGTACGAAACGGCTCCCTGGTAGTCGGAAGCGTCCGCCGGCTCGGCTCCCCCCTCCACGATCGGAGCGAGCGGGCCCGAGTCCCCATCCCCCTCGGGCGAACAGCCGAAAACCGCGCCCGCCGCGAGCACCTTGAGTGCGGCCCTGCGTGACATCCGGTCTTCCATGTCGAGCCCTCGTCTTCGGTTTTCTGGGCGTAAGGCGGTCTTCACCGCAGGCGCCCTAGTCCAAATCCTAGCCCGAGCACGTCGTTGCGCAAGGATTTCGACAACCGTCGTGCGTCCCCGTGCCGCTACCGCGTTTTCGGACTGTCCACCTGAAGCGGGATGATGTCCGCGTCCCACTCGTCGTCCCCCAGGAGATGCTTCACGAAGTACTCGGCCCTGAGCCAGTACCAGTAGTCGCCCATGTCGCCGTAGCCGTGCCGCTGGCCGGGGAATACGAAGAAGTCGAAGCGCTTGTTCGCCTTTATCAACGCCTCGGCCATCCGGAACGTGCCCGCGTGGTGCACGTTGTTGTCGATGTCACCGGTCGTGAGCAGCAGGTGCCCCTTCAGGTTCGCGGCGAGGTCCGAGTTCTTCTCGATGTCGTACTCGAAGGTGACTTCGCCCTCGTCGTCGACGACTTCCTTCACGCCGTGGTGGGTCTCGGACCAGTTGCGGTTGTACACGTCGTTGTTGTGGTTGCCGGACGACGACACGGCGACCT from Gemmatimonadota bacterium encodes the following:
- the merA gene encoding mercury(II) reductase — its product is MSSDTQGSYDLAVLGGGSAGFAAAIRAVELGARVAMVNEGTIGGTCVNVGCIPSKTVIRAAEARHVQSHHGFDGVARSEEPVDWARIRAGKDDLVTALRTAKYENVLRGYPEITLIEGRGVLDEEGRVRLSHGTPVPGERVVVATGSSPWAPDVPGLAGAGYLDSTALLDLGELPGSLAVLGAGSVGVELAQAYARLGVRVTILARSRVLSTEDPDVSAELTRHLRDEGIGVATHVTLESVERTASGRLIHYRAGDAEATSLEADQILVAAGRRPNTDAIGLETAGVELGPSLEIVVDAELRTSNPRVFAGGDVTGGPMHVYVAARAASLAAENALGGTKKLDLSVLPRVTFTSPAVASVGLTEQEARESGMEPLVSKLPLEQVPRALAARDTRGFVKLVADAATRRIVGAHIVAAEAGEMIMEPTLAVRFGLTIDDLTSTLHPYLTLSEGIKLAALTFEKDVATLSCCAV
- a CDS encoding mercury transporter MerT yields the protein MKDSMKAALPGVSGVVAAAGSALCCAGPVLAVTVGVSGAGLSAFEPLRPYFLGATALCLVLGFVLLDREEKSACVPGKPCADPDVRRRMKVVLWIATGAAVVLATFPRWQTLVF
- a CDS encoding MerR family DNA-binding protein, whose translation is MPAESGLTTGALAEAAGVGRETVRFYERKGLLPEPPRTTSGYRDYPLESVGRLRFIRRAQGLGFTLDEIADLLALRVDEVAACGTVEARAREKLASVADKLTELRRMKKALERLVDACQSREPTSDCPILEELEERQASAEQRTSP
- a CDS encoding heavy-metal-associated domain-containing protein, with translation MCAHAVRVAVEKLDGVDNAEVSLNDGRVRVRFAPGNTVTIAELRRTIRHQGFTPREAKLTLSARIEIQAGALVAIVPGSGVTYAVTADGEVHRRLSNSAGGTVILEGEVAIDEDDLTPERIEVTAVVGGQS